One Oryzias latipes chromosome 21, ASM223467v1 genomic window, TGCCCACTGTCTCAACTTTGATCTACACATTCGTAGCTGttataaagaaataattatcaacaaagtttgcattctttcaatacagcaagtagtcatttaaaaacatgaataacaATAGACAGGTTAATGTCAtcataaacttttaaaaaactagtaaaacttttcccaccaaaagtgtttttaagattttaatgaaagcagccattttaaaatgagcagaaaaagcccttctactgcccctagtggaatgataatTTACCACAGGACAGACAAGATGGACCAAGTTATTTAGGTTTTTAAGGAATGCTTTCATCATGCTATTGAGATAGGGGTCTTCGAAATGTAATAGGAATGGTTATTTAGGTAAAATTTCATCACAGCCaataaaactgcttttattttcttgttttcattaaattaaatacctaacatttctttttttttacatagaaattttagttttttgtagAAATTTGAAGTATTTGAatatccttttaaaaaaaagaagttaaacagGAGCCAATCTCTAGCAGCGTCTGGATCCTGAGGTCACGTTGGAGAACTGCAGACACCATTCTTTGCCGTATCGTCCAAAGGCGCCTTCGCGTGTCATGTGTTTGAGTTACACTTATACAGAAACAATACATCCTTACAATTGACATTAGAAACTGTTGATTCTTCATGATTGCATGGATAAACTCGTTTAAAAAGGAATATATCCTCAAACACTCCTCAGTTATCTGAAAGCAAGCCTGgtttgaagaaggaaaaaagttcAGATAGAAACTTGACCTTTCTTTTACTTCCTACACATTCAAATAAACGTGAAATATTACCTTTACCTTTCAAAGACTGGACTTCATCTTTTTGATGGCTATTTTATTATTATGCATCACTTGCTCACAGTAATACCCATCACTTCATTTCAGGAGGGTTAGCAAGAGCGTGAAAAGTTGTGTTACTGCCATCTTGTGGCTGAAGcaacaagaagccaaaatcacaTAGATTCTATAGAggaataaacagcttttactgtTTTTCATAATTaccatttttgctctgatactttttttctcacattcttaacaatcctaattttttttcatgatattttttcagtAGCGCAAATTATTTAAGTCATAAATGGGcagtcagatgcctcaataaaagtgtgTGGCGCTTTCGTCCCACACAttaaacgtttgattgacagattcttccaATGCAGCTTTAAAGTGACAGGGCTTCCAACAATCTCTGtactgattggcgagagtgctttccatagaaacgttgaATCAGattgactcggaccaatcaagTTACGgatgacgtctggctccaacgtaGCAAAAGCCGTATCACAAACGAATGGCGATTCAGTTGACTTCATTTCTATGGGACCAGAAGTAAGCCATTAAGGGGGAAGTCacgctcactcagtccagtcagtggttgaaacaaaaaaacatatgaCTTATTTAGGTTCTATCTTCAATAatagtttttagaaaaaagaaaaggtaaagTGGGATCTTGTTTTGAACAATGACAGACCCCTGAGTGGCTGGACAGTGATTCCTGTCAGAAATGTGAGAAGCCGTTCTTCTGGAACTTCAAACAGATGTGGGACAGAAGGAGGATCGGCCTGCGACAGGTAATTTACATCCATGACATCTCTAAGTCCAACCAGCTGAACCTACGCAGTCAAACTAACTAAAAAATTGAGCAGTTTTGCTGTTTCGTGTTTTTGTACGGAGCCCAGTACTGGTTTCTCGTGTGTTCCAGATAGTTTCTCAGGCGCACGAGAAACTATCTGGTGGAGAAACTCTGGTgcggggcggccgtggtgcagtggtagggcggtcgacctctgatcggaagattgctgGCTTGATTCCCTCCTtgcatgtgtcgaagtgtccttgggcaagacactgaacccccacTTTGCccctggtgggaggttggcgccagcggagctgccatcagtgggtaaatgggactgtgactgtaaagcgctttgggcattcgaagaaggtagaaaagcggcATATAAGTATACGCTATTTACGCCATTCGGTGATAATAATGACTGTACACGTTTGGACATTTTCACTAATAAAAggaattacaaaaacacaaattatctCTTTTCCagactttgactttgaaaaaacatcCTCCTCAAATTGGTAGATTCCAGTTCCTTCATAATACTACCTAAAACTCCATAAGATACTAACACACAAAGTATAAACTCATTTTATTGTTTAGTTTTTGCGTAATCTACTTCTGAAATATTATGAAAGGTGTAACATTGATGTGAGTTAACGGACTTTAGCTGTGAATTCAACTTGTTCCTCATATTACCGTTACTTCATAGTACCAAGTAGTACTTCAGAGTACGAACACACAAAGTGTCAACTCATTTTACTGCTATAAAACAGCAAGGACACAAGTAAACGTAACAAAAAACTTTGAATTGCCCTTGTTTTATGCAGATGACCTGGCTCTACGCGCCCTTTCCGTTACTGACCTTTCAGTTGACTAGGGTTAtctctgaattccttcactactcactattcGGTGCACGATATAGTGCATTTGCCATTTGTAGAACTGTCTGAATCTActattccaaaatccagtgccctagaaatttcccagaggtCAGAAGTGGATTACCAATTGTTGAAGTCCAGTGACGGCTTATTTATGACGGCTGCAAATGACCACTTAGTTTCTTGTGCACCCAAGAAAccagtgcttgttttttttcctaagacCTTTAAAGGGCTGCATATTTTTGTGACAATACACATTTTAACGACGCGCTTCATTGGCACTGGCATGGATTTatcttgtgtatttttttggcAGCACCACTGCAGGAAGTGCGGTGAAGCAGTGTGTGCCAAGTGTTCGTCCAACAGCTCCCCGATCCCCCTCATGGGCTTTGAGTTTCCGGTCCGTGTGTGCAACACCTGTCATGAGTCCATCCCTGAGAAGGAGTGAGTAACAGTCAGCCGCCATGCAACGACTCTTGGTGCTCCTGGCCTTCTTGGCGCCGACACACTGAAAACCCCTGCTCCCTCTGTGTCTTCCAGCCGAGTGTCCACGTCCACCTTTCACAACAGCGAGCACAACATTGTTTACATGCACTACGAGTCCACTATTGGAATCCTGCTTACCTCTGGCACAGACAAGGTTATCAAGGTCTGGATGATCCCTCGGTTTTCATGAGTTCTAAGAGAAGTATGGTAGAGCAATGACATACTGTACTGAGTTAATACTATAGGGAAGtgaatgtgactttttttagtTAAGATACCACTTCTATAAAGATATCAAATTTTACACTTATTTACCAGCAGGAAcgtttcatttaaacaaatgaaaaaaaaaaaattaaagttaattAAGCCTCCCCATGGGACTTGTTCAGTTTGTCCTTCTAAATAGACTCACAATTTTTGCATAACATTACCTTCACTTAATGAAAACTTGAATAAGCCCCAGGTCCTCCAATCCTCATGGTCCAATTCCCACTAGTGCATCTTCAACACTAACAAGAAAAATTAGGAACTACAAACACTACAAGGCTCCTATTGGAGCATTCCTTaatatattacaaaataaatcaagtgGAGTTCTTGTAAAAGCAAAATTGGAAATGAAAATAGGTAGCTTTTATGCACAAGTAACAGTTGGCTAGAATTGAGAAAGACTCATGAGGGAAAAGTGAAACGTCTTCTATAATTAACAATAAACTAAGTACAGATTACCCACTACTTTAATGGAAtccacctggatgaatgaagGATTTTCAATCATGTGACTGttccaaataaatacaaactgttacaaaaatgcaacaagttGTAACAGGACACAATGTACGTTTAAGTATTTGTTATTTCATTCATTGGataattataagtattttgCTTATCTTAATTTTGCCTAGCTTTTATTTAGCAGCATTGCTAAGTGGTTAAAAGAACACAGAGTTGAGAGGACACCTTAAAGTAAAAAGGGTTGCCTTAAATCCCACTGATTTCACTATAGAGCTTCATATAGAGCTCCTGTAGGAGCCTAAtggtcatccatccattcatttttttatctactTAATTCCTTTTGGGGTGATGGGAGCCTATTCCAGCTACTGTTGAAGAGagatggggtacaccctggacagatcaCCGGTCTGTCAATTGACCATGTAGCCACACTTATTTAACATTCACACTTAAACACCAATCAGCCTatcaagcatgtttttagaaGTCATAGTGCATGGAGAAAGGCCATGCACGCATCAATGAGGAgaccatgcaaactccatacagGAAGGACTCCGCTGGGATTTAAACTAGggtcttctcactgtgaggcaagagtgttAACCACTGTACCACTAGCCCTCTGAACTTGATGTTTGTATCCAAATAGACTAGTTTATTTAAGTCAACAACTATCATCATATGGGTTCTAATTCCACTTGTGACAAGTCCTTCTTATACAAACTGGTTGTTCTTATGAATCTTGATCATAACGATCATcataaaatgttccttttttccaataagtcttttttctttgagtGTCCTCTTGAGTATCATCTATGAAAGCCTCCTAGGTTCTGGTTTGACCTGTTGCCACTTTGCTAAGGTGTGTCTATTTTGATCATAATATGTATAGCGGAAAACAGGCATACAGCCCTTTTTCTCAGTGGCTAACAAAAATAGATGGTGACTTACTGCCATTGAGAGTAAAGCAAGTGTAGGATCAAAGATTTGTGACGTCTTTTTGGAATAGACGCATAAACATAAGTAGTTGTACACAAAAGAAAtcctaaaagacaaaaaaataataagttttattgaaaattcaaaagagagaatcaatgaaaacatttgttaatCAGAATCccatcaattttttaaaagttgttgtGTACACCAACATTGTCCAACTTCTCAGCAAGGAATTAAAAGTCCTGAGTACATGACACTTTGCAGACAACGTTTAAGCTCACATTAAAATGCTCATTCTCCCCTCTCTAAACCAGATCATTACACCTCGTTTAACGAGTTGTAGCTAGATGTGTTTTTACGCATGCACATGTATGTGATTATCCTAACAAACCgaggatgttttttgttttgtttctttgcagaTATGGGACATGAATCCAGTCCTCAAGTTTCCAGAAGATAAGCAGTTTGAAAGACACTCAGATAATTGAAGGCGATTTATAGCTCGCAAAGCTCTTGGTGGGGAAAAAGCCTTTCAGGCTCCACTTGACTAGTTCCGAAACTCTTCAACTATGGTCTCGCACATTCATAGTAACGCTGCTGTATGCTGCAGGCCAGCAAAGCCTGAGAAGAAAAAGGGGGCACTTCCTCGGTTAACGGTACCCAAAGCTTGTGTGAAGAAACACCAATGTTCAGAGATATCTTTGTACTCTAGGAGGCTTTGAGAATTTACATGGTAAATGTTATGCATCAAATTTAACTAATTAAATTGGACTTTTTTCAATTTGaatcaataaataattataaacaAGCAACTCAAGCCTTTCTTCTCTCCATTTACTGTAGTGTTTCTGGCTAAAGAGTTGTCTACATTCTAAAAGGGATCAGTTCTGACTGGAAACGCTGGAGCAGATAGCATGTTCTTCTCAGGAAGCGGTTTGATCTTGCAGGTTGAACAGCTGCTTATTGCCTGTTGCCCCCTGCAGGCAATAACAAAATGCCTCTTAAAAATCTGTAAAGCTACTGACACACCGGGCATTCAAGAACACacatttattctcttttttttttctttttttttttttctaccgtttactagcgcatgtagcTACCgttggaggaggcttggtgtgaaatgtggaagcggtgcaaatctcgcgaattttgctccaggcttgatgtttcacagctctattccaatggATGAAAAAACCTGGTGTCATGGAATTCCGTCCAGGCACAACCCGCTCATTTCTCCTCCACGATCACATTTCAAGCGGTTGGCACTTTTGTGAATGAAAGCAGACGCCATCcatgcgtcactaccaaatcagagcccctgattggtcaaagtttgacctgcaCACActcaccctcacaaacacacactctcatttcgcaaggaaggtgggaccttggaccatctgtcccctaccccatccctggtagggggtacggggcccttggcaacggcggccgtgtcccccgggtgccggtttcctgggcctgACGGTGCTCTCTCCAcccagggagagggatccctgagcctTTTTTGGCAAGGTCACAAGCCGGGGATcgcattacacctgagccgggggtgtctgtgtccctgtggggtgggtttTGGTCCTTGCCCccgggtgctgggcctcgccaaatttccaacagtggccgagcctggttggGCCACGTTTACAACAaccctctggtttgtcagaagattcataacccctgttgttaaagtaaaatatgtccaacacaagaggccttcagccctcatctgtctgcccagctgttggacaggacaagttaaaaaaaaaaaaaagttcgacctggtttaacttgcaacgtGTGTTCAGCAGCCACAGGTTTTGTACGCAGAGCCCGAAAACTGTCTTTAAAATCTGTGTAGCAATGCTTGAACGCAGGAATTTTAAACGCAGAAGCGTGAAACATGCATtggcatagacttttcattgaaagggGCCGCTATATGCGCGTCGCCGAGGgggatgtgaacgtagctttacattttaaatatgaagGTTACTAAAGAAACCCAAAAATGCTGCATGACTGCTCATGTTTGACACTATGCTTTTCAGAGAGTGTGTAGGTCTTTCTGATGTCCTCTTCTGTTACATGCATCAGAAATGTATATCAATTGGTGCAATGAATTTTTTTGGGCTTTAAGATTTGATAAAACAGCACGAAATGTCTCTGTTGAAATTGCACTCTGTGTAAAGTTTGACACAAATGTCCATTTTCCTTACATATACTGTCATCAGAATTGTTATGGATTATTcgattgtgtttttatttttttaatgacatgtCGAGTTAATACAAGTGGTCATTTCAAAGTAATTAGCTTCAGAGGAAATGTGGGAAATTGTCTTCAAATACTAGGCCAGTAATTATTCATAAAACCTAACATTgttaagctttttattttattttcatgtcaaGATCCATCCTTAAAATACCACAgaattcaaaatgtgtttttcctgaATGCTCAAGAATTTTATTGAAGGggcaaacatttttaatcatgatgGTTTTGTTTATCAGACTTGTTTTACTGCTGTTCCCAATACTGAGGAAAGACATTTGCTGATATTAAGGAACATCTGTGATGATTTTCTAGTGGGAGGAAGACTTTTATGCAGAAccacatttgtgttttcatggataaatatttTAACCATAACGGTCTTAAAGCTCACCCTTTTCCAAAAATTactgatttatattttttcgAATGAGCTCATCCTACAAATGCAGACTTTACCTGTCtgaattgttttgtttacttctACTATAAATATTCCTTTGTGGCAAAACTttcttaaaattaatttgatgGTTGCTGGTCTGATTGTTCAACGAATTGCAAGAAAATTTAATCTTaatgagcaaaagaaaaaaatcctaaaactaGAAGCATGTGAGGAAAATTGTTTAGATATTTTTGCGTTCCAAATTTGAATATACATTGAAGGTCAGTGGCTTCTGTTGCAGAGAGCTTGTATTATTACTGCCCATTAATGGAACTGTGAGAATAAATGACATTTGGATCACCCGTCTATGCTGAATAATTGTGCTGCTGCTTTAAAATCATTGTTTGTAACAGCTTCCCTGCTGCAATTTTCGTGGgctatttcttttatttgcttGACGACACCTGCAGAATGCTTTTGATTTGCCCAAAAATAAGGTTCATCTTAGAGCTTTGACACCTAAAGATGttctgaaaaaatacaaataaactgtTAGGAAATGCTGccatttaattattattttcattttacaagaaaaaaaaatacatatacacCTTTAGTCTTTAGtgatttgcagaaaaaaatggtcCAGAGTCTTGATTAGTGTTTAAATGTTTCCTTCAGGTTTCAGTCACATTATGTTGTTGAAAAAAGTCGACATTTTCAGATAATGTAAACATGTATACATCATTGAGGAGTGCTTCATTACAGGAAGAACGATTTTAAGGCTTAAACTTAAGGGCCAGTTCCTGCAGTGCTGCCAGAAGTTGGTCCTCGTCCTGTGCTGAGGGGCGGGACCAGGCGAGGGGTAGATGTGTCGGCACGGGTTTGCGGTCTGAAAGAACAAGAGGTTTTGAACAGTGAGCATCCTCCACCTTCAGAACGTTtgtcagaaaccaaaacacattcCTACGTAGACGTGCTGAGCTCCTGTTTGGCAGTACTAGTCAAAATCTAGGTAATATAGTTCTGCCTGATCAGTAAGGTCGGGTACTACTGCTAGATTTATGATTAGACTCCATTTTTGATTTTACTTGATTTAATCCTTTTTAATTTGGCAAATTTGAATTGTAAAATCTATTTTGCTTGTTGGTTTATATAAAACTAGAAAAACTGTTAgtcataacaataaaaataatggtTTCCTGCCCTGAGTGATGcgtttaaagatccactctaaagaaaatagtgtttttaacatgctcctgtggcatttttctgataatggaggacaattattaagaaaatgaatgtaaaaattGCATGCCTacgcatttctttattcaaatccttgtgagtTTATAaatgcaggaagaaaaaaaaagagcaaatatgtttaaatacactgggccataaactccctgctccacttcattttgatgcattcatttgcagataaatagattcgtctgttttcctcatctggctCAAGACTGTCCAGCTGGatcgctccaatattgctcagggctgtaagctagcgggagggcgtgtaaacagatggatgttggGAAATGGGGGCTTGCTTACAACGCAGCGTTAGcaccacccacaactcagaggcaaatttcaaatgaactactgccgcagTGCAGAAGCTATGCCCAagggctaaaaacaacataatcattatgaaaagaccaccgggaacacttttcaaattgatcaaaagatgatttgggAGCGGATCTTTAAAGCAAAAGCAATCCATAGATTTTATGAATCCATGTGGCATCTTGTAAATTAAACCCAGCTCTACTTTTGAGCTTCCCAAGCCTTCAATGacacatcatttaaaaaacgcACCAACTTCAGAGGTGCTCAGCCTTTTCTGAAGAAGGATTCAGTTCCAGACTGCTTTTTAATCAAGCGTGGTGTTCATGTAAACCTCAACAGTGTACCAGAAGACTGTTAAACTGTAAATGAAGAGGGATGTCTTCTATAAACCCTTTCAAACTCGACTTGCTCATTTTTCTAATGCTACATCAGAGTTTATCACTGCCCTTCGGGAAACTTCATAACTACAGAgcctatgttttttttctttttaacagttttagttCCTGATGAAATGCATTACTGGTGGCGGAAAGCAGCTTCTGACCTTGGAAGAAGAGGCCACTTGGTTGTTTGATGGCGGCAGCGGAAACGGCGAGCCACACCACCGTGTCGGCGCCCATGGCCTCCGTCCTCAGCTTTGATTGCATCTTAGCATGAAAGGAAGGCATGGAGGACTGGACCGCTACAAGGACAACAAGCTCAATTCACTGTCCAATGCAGACCTGCATAAATACtcagtttctgtttttagaggctaaaattaaaataattagtaTTAATGAATTACTCCAACTCTAAATAACAATATTCCattaagggtaaaaaaaaaaaaaaaaaaaagatgaatgatgACTGGAAATAAAATCATTCAGTAATGTAAAAGATTctcaattttaaatgtataaagttAAGCTATAactataaaacaatttttaaaattctcttATGTCTAAGAAtcctacaaacacacaaaaggaGATATATAGATTTCAGTGTAGATTATTGCATTTTCTAATGTTTCCATCAATACTGTAGAATGCTGTAACACTCATGTTATGGGGAAAGACTTTTGggcaacaacataaaaataacaaCGTGCAGTACGGTGGATTACGCCACATTTGGGCAAAATAAGCCAAACGTGACGGCCATTTGTCTGGCGTTACCTGGTGTGTCAGCCCAACCGGGGTGCATGGAGGAGAAGTGGATGTCTTTGTGCTGAGCGGCCCATTTGTCCGTCAGAACCACCTGCTGCCTCtgccacacaaacacaggtTTCAAATACAAACTCTCAGGTGTGGAACTCTGCGCTGGGCTGCATTGTTTGAGCGTCTCGTACTTTATTCTGAGCGTAAGCCATGGTGCCGTCAAAAGCGCCCTTCTCAAACTGGAGGTCGTCCACGTTCAGCTTCTGAGTGAGCATGCCACCTGAGGACACCGTGATCTGgacaaaggaaagaaaaaaaaaaaaccagcagaTTTTTGGTTTGCACATCTCACGTTTGCTACACTCTGACTTTGCAGGAACACCCACCACTCTTGGGTCTTCGACTTGCTTCAGCGAAGGAATGAGTGCAGTGGTGAGGATGTATGTGCCtaggagaaaagaaaagcaaaagtttCAGATCAAAACATGTCtaattaagatttaaaaattggGTTTAAACAAGTTCTTCTGTCGAttttctcattatggaggacagaaatgaagaaaattaagcttaaaatggcatttctgagtatttctttaagcaAACGGCTTCTCAGACATCAGAGATTTCTTCTCACCAAGGGTGTTTGTGGCAAAGTTTTTCTCTAAACCCTCGTCCGTAAGCTCCCTCTGGTTGACCATGCATCCAGCGTTATTGAtctacagcacacacacaggaagCATGGTTGAAGAGATATGCACAGCGTTTGGAAGTACCAGATATGACCAAATGGAGATTTGCACACTAACCAGCACATGGATTTTGTTGTTCTGTGAGAAGTTCTGTGCAAACTCCCACACTTGTTTGGCACTGGACATGTCAACAATGTGAACATGAACATtctggaaacagaaaaataagatgCATTCATTTTGAATTCCAATATTTACAGATTTATACTTtgttaaaacatcttttttgcaTCTAATGCTTTGACGtaactgttttctgtctttttgggGCAACAAATACTTCTATCTCCTTCAAGGAAGAGTTATTTAAGATTAATTAATCGGTGATCCAGAAAGATATGTAAAATATCATAAGAATGGTAAAGACACATTTAACAAATAATTCTTAAaacagttcattttttaaaggttaaagtTCATTGTAATCTATGGGCATTTCATAAACACCCACTCTAATGTAAATCCgggggttttaacatgtttttgcggcatttttctgatgattaaaGATAATCAAGCTTGAAATTGAACTTCTGAACATTTCTCTATTCAACTTGTGGCAAATCAAGACCAGCCGAAGAAATGCGTTTGAAAAAgcgcttatttgtgacgtaagcaggccacaagctccatgctccaagctctcagcaatggcgAGGGGAAGAGGTGGCGGCATTGCTTTGCGCCaccggtcccgcccacaactttgAGGCAAATTTGGAATGGACTactgccactttgcagaaactatgtcctgacCTGAGGAATCAATAATTGGCTCTCCaggcacaagaaaaaaaaaaaacccagaagaatGACATTTATTTGATGCTAAACAAAGAAGATAAAGCTTTCATGACAATTACAGAGCTGCCTTGGATGGACGGCATCATCAGTTCCAGttcaaatgtgcatttatgtttGTGAAGAGGCAGAAACGCACTAAACCCCCCTCACCTCATTTTTACTCCGCTCCACAATTTCCTCTTTGGCAGCTTCTGCTCGTCCTTTATTTCGACACACCATGTGCACAGTCCCCCCTGCacacccaaaaacaaaaactgctcaGTGACGGAGTCAGCGGTAAATCTATAAACACCGGCACATGACTGCGTGGTCCAAATGTCTCCTCTGGCTAGAAGACACACCAAACAAGCACACAAAAGCTGTAGTTCTGTCCAAAACTAACCTCTGGCAGCAATTTCCTGCGCTGCAGCTTTTCCTATCCCACTGTTAGCTCCTGTGACCATGAAGGACCTCCCAGTCAGGTTAACATCCAGGTCATTTGGGACAAAATGCTTTGCTGCAGCTTCGTAGCCACTCCTGTTAGAATGACAAAGAATGCCATCATGCAGGCTTCTCATGAATGATTCACAGAGGAGGGGATCGGACACTTTCTTACTTTTCTCCAAATATGTGACTCTCACAGCACGACAGAAGGtgttatttaataataaaatgtgcttTAGACGTAAAGACATGTGTACAAGTACACATATCATGATACCAAAGTAGTGTTTCTTAAAGTTATAAGTATATAATTTTAagaataatacattttaaagctgctgtttgtgAACTATAATTACTAAAACAATTAACTggagtgtgattttttttttggggggggggggggggggatcaccAATCACAGCTCTTCTggatactttttattaaaataatatttttattttccaattttgctcaaaaaggcataaaagtaacacaaaaagCGATTGTGTGAGTAACAATCATTCATTGAAAGGTTGCTTAACCACACTTATTCAATCTTGGGAGTTGTCTAAAGAAGTCTGTTAATGTTACACAAGAAAGGCTTGTTAATGTTACGCAAAAGCAGAAAAccgagaaaaacatttttaaaaagcccaCCATCATGATGATTCAAATAGTTATCTGCACTTACTTCGTATACTCCTGGAGTCCTTTCATGAACCAAACGGCGTTCCTGTAAATGGACATGTTGGGTTATTTGCTTGAaggaaggaaaataattgtGAAAATGCAACAGTGTCCAGAGGAGCGTTTAAAAgccgtgttttggtttcataagAGCAACTCGGGCATGTGGGTGGAGTCACGTGGGCGCTCACCGGAAGTAGATTTCATAACAAGACTACAGCGCCCCTGGAGGACATCCTTGTTACCTGAAGTGGATAAGTATAAGTATTTTATTAGTAACGttgttgtttaaattaaaagcttcataaaggaaaccaaaattctacacaaaatgaaaaatcgaACTAACGACTGTAGCATGTATGTGTTTATATACAGAGTTCTCTCTTGATACATCATAAGTTGTCAGGATGGCCGAGTGGTCTAAGGCGCCAGACTCAAGGTACAACCTTCCTACCACAGTGGGACTTCTGGTCTCCGAATGGAGGCGTGGGTTcgaatcccacttctgacaaTAACTtttggaatttcttttttttaaaaactgcacaCTACGTTTTGTAATTTCACAATTACTTTCTTTCCGTCTCTGGATGCGATAATTGATAGTATTTTACATCCTTTAACGGCCGTGGAGGTAGTCAGGGTGGCCGAGCGGTCCAAGGCGCCAGACTCAAGATGTCACTTCTTCCCATTAGTTGGGACTTCTGGTCTCCGAGTGGAGGCGTGGGTTCGAATCCCACTCCTGACA contains:
- the dhrs12 gene encoding dehydrogenase/reductase SDR family member 12, yielding MSIYRNAVWFMKGLQEYTKSGYEAAAKHFVPNDLDVNLTGRSFMVTGANSGIGKAAAQEIAARGGTVHMVCRNKGRAEAAKEEIVERSKNENVHVHIVDMSSAKQVWEFAQNFSQNNKIHVLINNAGCMVNQRELTDEGLEKNFATNTLGTYILTTALIPSLKQVEDPRVITVSSGGMLTQKLNVDDLQFEKGAFDGTMAYAQNKRQQVVLTDKWAAQHKDIHFSSMHPGWADTPAVQSSMPSFHAKMQSKLRTEAMGADTVVWLAVSAAAIKQPSGLFFQDRKPVPTHLPLAWSRPSAQDEDQLLAALQELALKFKP